The Dendropsophus ebraccatus isolate aDenEbr1 chromosome 10, aDenEbr1.pat, whole genome shotgun sequence genome has a segment encoding these proteins:
- the SLC27A4 gene encoding long-chain fatty acid transport protein 4, giving the protein MLRLASCSSLLLLLKAVVGLPWFQSIGAVLVFYLGSGGWRFLKVFCKTLGRDVRGAITLFRVKLQVKRHLREKNTVPMIFKECVKRHPNKTALIFEGTGVSWTFKELDEFSNAVANFLYAEGYRNGDVLALFMENCNEYVGFWLGMAKIGVEAALINFNLRLDALEHCFSVSNSKAVIFGQEMSQAMTDVYSMMGKSIRLYCFGDCDRASIPPSSEFISPLLQSASRLPPEDPGRSFTDKLFYIYTSGTTGLPKAAIVVHSRYFRMAALVHYGFGMRSDDVIYDCLPLYHSAGNIVGMGQCILMGLTVVIKKKFSASRFWDDCVKYNCTIVQYIGEICRYLLNQPVREAESQHKVRMALGNGLRPAIWREFMSRFSIPQIAEFYGATECNCSLGNFDNNVGSCGFNSRILPFVYPIRLMKVNEETMELIRDSRGLCIPCQPGEPGQLVGRIIQSDPLRRFDGYVNESATSKKIAKNVFKPGDMAYLSGDVLVMDELGYMYFRDRTGDTFRWKGENVSTTEVEGILSKLLQQADVVVYGVEVPGTEGRAGMAAIADPDHKSDLVKFVKDLKKALPGYAHPVFLRLLPEVNKTGTYKFQKTEMRKEGFDPNVVKDSLYVLDSQQGKYIPLDDEVYRKILSGKLKL; this is encoded by the exons ATGTTACGCCTGGCGTCCTGTTCgtccttgctgctgctgctcaaaGCCGTGGTCGGGCTCCCCTGGTTCCAGTCGATTGGCGCCGTCTTGGTTTTCTACTTGGGCAGCGGAGGATGGAGGTTTCTGAAGGTTTTCTGCAAGACCCTTGGGCGAGATGTCAG AGGTGCTATAACACTTTTCCGGGTGAAGCTGCAAGTAAAAAGACACCTGCGAGAGAAGAACACCGTCCCCATGATATTCAAGGAGTGTGTTAAACGCCATCCCAACAAAACAGCACTGATCTTTGAGGGGACCGGGGTATCATGGACGTTCAAGGAGCTAGATGAGTTTTCCAATGCGGTGGCCAACTTCCTGTACGCTGAAGGTTACCGGAATGGGGACGTCCTTGCGCTGTTCATGGAGAACTGCAACGAGTATGTTGGGTTTTGGCTGGGCATGGCCAAAATAGGGGTCGAAGCCGCTTTAATCAATTTCAATTTGCGGCTGGACGCCCTAGAACATTGCTTTAGCGTCTCCAACTCGAAGGCTGTGATCTTTGGACAGGAGATGTCACAAG caaTGACGGACGTCTATTCCATGATGGGGAAATCCATACGCCTGTACTGCTTTGGTGATTGTGACCGTGCAAGCATTCCCCCTAGCTCAGAGTTCATATCACCCTTGTTACAGAGCGCGTCCCGTCTTCCTCCTGAAGACCCCGGGAGGAGCTTTACAG ATAAATTATTCTATATCTACACCTCCGGAACCACAGGACTTCCCAAGGCTGCCATAGTGGTGCATAGCAG ATATTTCCGCATGGCTGCCTTGGTGCATTATGGCTTTGGCATGCGATCAGATGATGTGATTTATGACTGCCTGCCATTGTACCACTCTGCAG GTAACATCGTTGGGATGGGTCAGTGTATTCTCATGGGTCTTACCGTTGTCATCAAGAAGAAATTCTCAGCCTCACGGTTTTGGGATGACTGTGTGAAATATAACTGCACG ATAGTGCAGTACATCGGTGAGATCTGCCGCTATCTCCTCAACCAGCCAGTGCGGGAGGCCGAGTCCCAGCATAAAGTGCGGATGGCCTTAGGGAACGGACTGCGTCCTGCCATCTGGAGGGAGTTCATGTCCCGGTTCAGCATTCCTCAGATTGCAGAGTTCTATGGGGCTACAGAATGTAACTGCAGCTTGGGCAACTTTGACAATAAT GTTGGGTCCTGTGGGTTCAATAGCCGCATTCTGCCCTTTGTGTATCCCATCCGGCTGATGAAGGTGAATGAGGAGACAATGGAGCTTATACGTGATTCAAGAGGTCTCTGCATCCCTTGTCAGCCAG GTGAGCCTGGGCAGCTGGTTGGTCGTATTATCCAGTCAGACCCACTGCGTAGATTTGACGGTTACGTGAACGAGTCCGCCACTAGCAAGAAAATAGCCAAAAACGTGTTCAAGCCTGGAGACATGGCGTACCTTTCCG GCGATGTCCTGGTCATGGATGAGCTGGGCTATATGTATTTCCGGGATCGGACAGGGGACACGTTCCGATGGAAAGGAGAGAATGTCTCCACCACCGAAGTAGAAGGAATCCTGAGCAAACTCCTTCAGCAGGCGGATGTTGTGGTCTATGGCGTGGAGGTGCCAG GAACTGAAGGGAGAGCTGGAATGGCGGCCATCGCTGACCCCGATCATAAAAGTGATCTTGTAAAGTTTGTCAAGGACCTTAAGAAGGCACTGCCTGGGTACGCACACCCCGTCTTCCTGCGATTACTGCCAGAGGTGAACAAGACAG GAACGTACAAATTCCAGAAGACAGAAATGAGGAAAGAAGGCTTTGATCCCAACGTGGTGAAAGACTCCTTGTACGTCCTGGACTCCCAGCAAGGAAAGTACATCCCCTTGGACGATGAAGTCTACAGAAAGATCCTATCAGGGAAGCTAAAGCTGTAG
- the URM1 gene encoding ubiquitin-related modifier 1 isoform X2 produces the protein MAAVRGAESCCHSFLLHVCSLTPQWDLGGAELLFQGIKKHHVTLPSQSDPWDIRLLLVWIKENLLRERPELFIQGDTVRPGILVLINDADWELMGELDYKLQDQDNIVFISTLHGG, from the exons ATGGCCGCTGTGCGGGGGGCAGAAAGCTGCTGCCATTCATTCCTATTGCATGTGTGTTCACTCACTCCACAGTGGGACCT AGGTGGCGCAGAACTGCTGTTCCAGGGAATCAAAAAGCATCACGTGACCTTGCCCAGCCAATCAGATCCCT GGGACATCAGGCTGTTGCTGGTTTGGATAAAAGAGAATTTGCTGAGAGAACGCCCCGAGCTATTTATTCAAGGGGATACAGT GCGGCCTGGTATCCTGGTTCTCATTAATGACGCTGACTGGGAGCTGATG GGTGAGCTGGATTACAAGCTTCAAGATCAAGACAACATTGTATTCATCTCAACGTTACACGGCGGATAG
- the URM1 gene encoding ubiquitin-related modifier 1 isoform X1, with translation MRALPVQPVTTSGGYGNMAAPVSVQLEFGGGAELLFQGIKKHHVTLPSQSDPWDIRLLLVWIKENLLRERPELFIQGDTVRPGILVLINDADWELMGELDYKLQDQDNIVFISTLHGG, from the exons ATGCGAGCACTTCCGGTGCAGCCGGTGACGACTTCCGGTGGCTACGGCAATATGGCGGCGCCCGTGAGCGTGCAGCTGGAGTTTGG AGGTGGCGCAGAACTGCTGTTCCAGGGAATCAAAAAGCATCACGTGACCTTGCCCAGCCAATCAGATCCCT GGGACATCAGGCTGTTGCTGGTTTGGATAAAAGAGAATTTGCTGAGAGAACGCCCCGAGCTATTTATTCAAGGGGATACAGT GCGGCCTGGTATCCTGGTTCTCATTAATGACGCTGACTGGGAGCTGATG GGTGAGCTGGATTACAAGCTTCAAGATCAAGACAACATTGTATTCATCTCAACGTTACACGGCGGATAG